The window AGCGCGCGGCTTGAGGGTGCGTGCGAACGACTTCAGCAGCGTCGACTTGCCGCACGCGTTCGGGCCGACGATGACGGTCAGTTCGCCGTCGGGGACGTCCACGTCGAGCGCGTCCACCACGATGCGGTCGTCGTACGCGAGCGTCAGCCCACGCACACCCAACGCGGTCGTGGGGAGCCCGGCTGCGGCGTTCAGTTCTCGGCCTTGCCGTGCCGCCAGTACCCCATGAACGCGACCTGCTTCCGGTCGATCCCGACGCCGCGCACCAGGTGCCGACGGAGCTCCTTGACGCAGCCGGCCTCCCCCGCGATCCACGCGTACACCGGACGCTCGTCCACCGGCGCGGGGACGTCCCACAGGACCTGCTCGTCGACGTCGACGTCGGTCAGCTCGACGGCGTCCCCGCAGGCGGGACCGGCGGCGGACGAGGAACCGGCGACGACCGTCGACGCCCAGGCGTGCACCTGGTCGGTCATGCGGACGCCGTGCGTCGCGCCGTTCCGGGCGATCCAACGGACCTCGACCCCGGCGGGCGCGGTCACGGGCAGCCGGTCGGCGTCGGTCGGCACCTCGATGAAGACGTGGCCGACGGTCGAGACGTCGAGCGCCTCGAGGATGGCGCAGATCGCCGGGGCGGCGGTCTCGTCCCCGGCGAGCAGGATGCGGTTCGCGTGCCCGGGTGCGAACTCGGCGGCGCCGGTCGGCAGGTCCTCGGGCGACTCCGGCACGCGCGGTCCGACGATCCGGAGTTCGTCGCCCACGCGGCAGGACGACACCCACCGCGATGCGGGCCCGGCGTCCCCGTGCGCGACGAAGTCGATGTCGAGCTCACGGGCGTCGGGCCGGAACGAGCGGACCGTGTACGTGCGCAGCGGGTTCCGTTCCGCGTCCGGCAGGGCACGCCAGGCGGCGTACCAGTCCTCGTCCTCGGGCAGTTCGGAGAAGCCCACGCCGTCCAGCGGCAGCACGACCTTGATCCGTTGGTCGAGCCCGACCGAGGAGAAGTCCGCCAGGGCATCGCCCGTCAGCGTCACCCGGACGAAGTGCGGGGTGAGGGACGTGACCGCTGCCACACGGACGGAGAAGACGCGGTACCGGGTTGCCACGGATCCGAGTATGGCATGCCTTACCTAAGGTCTCCAGACCCCGCCGACGGTGCGAAGATCGCTTCCGTGCCCGATGCCCCCGACGACGAATTCGCAGACCTGGCCGCCCTCGCCCGCGCGAGCGGCGTGACGGAGCCGCTCCGCGCCTCCAGGCAGGTGGTCCGCACCCACGACGGACAGGAGACGTCCGCCATCCGGTGGGGAGACCGGGAGGCCCGGATCACCTACCTGCACGGCCTCGGCATCGACGCCCACAGCTTCGACCAGACCGCGCTCGCCGTCGGCGAGCCGGCGGTCGCCCTCGACCTGCCGGGACACGGCCGGTCGTCGTGGCGGGACGACGCGGACTACGGGGCGTCCGTGACGGCGCCGACCGTGCTCGCCGCGCTCGACGCCCTGGGGGTCCCGCCGGGGATCGTCGTCGGGCACTCCCTCGGCGCGATCCTGTCGGCACGGCTCGCGGCCACGGCACCGGAGCGGGTCACCGGGCTCGTGCTCGTCGACATGTCGCCCGACTTCGCGCAGCGGGCGGTCGACCGGATCGCCCGGGCACTCGAGGCCGAGGAGCCCTTCGCGACGCTGGACCAGGTCGTCGACCGGGCGATCGAGGCACGCGTCGGCGACGACCGGCACGTGCTGCTGCGCGAGGCCCGCCACACCACGCGGCTCGGCGACGACGGCGCGCTCGTCCGGCGGCACCACTTCCCGCACCTGCCCGCCGGCCGCACGTCGTCGGTGGGGCGCTTCGCCGACGCCTGGCCCGACCTCGAGGCCCTGCGGGTGCCGATCCTGCTCGTCCGCGGCGACCGCGGGTACGTCTCACCGAAGCTGCACGCCGCGTTCGCCGAGCGGCTGCCGGACGCCGAGATCGTGACGGTCACCGCACGGCACGCGGTGCAGAACCAGGCGCCCCTCGAACTCGCTGCGGCGATCCGGGCATGGGCGGGACGTCACGGTTTGTTGCACCGGATCGATGAACCGTCGCGGGACCGTACCGGCCCCCGGTAACCTCGTGCGAGCGCGAGCTGTGACCATCGCCTCGCGTCCGGAAGGAACCCACACCCCATGAGTCCGCTCCACCGCCGTACCGCCCGGGCTGCACGCACCACGCGCATCGGACGTGCCGCCCTCGCCGCCACCGCGGTCGCCGTCGTCTCCGCCCTCGCGCTGACCGGCTGCTCCGGCTCGTCGAACGAGAACGGCGGCGCCGACGCCACCGTGCGCGTCGGCCTGGTGCTCGAACCGACCAGCCTCGACATCCGCACGCAGTCCGGTGCAGCGCTCGACCAGGTGCTCATCGACAACGTGTACCAGGGGCTCGTCGGCCGGACCGCCGACGGCGACATCCGCGACGTGCTGGCCTCCGAGCACGAGGTCTCCGACGACGGCCTGACCTACACGTTCACGCTGCGCGACGGCATCACGTTCCAGGACGGCAAGGACGTCACCGCGGCCGACGTCGTGTGGTCGCTCGAGCAGGTCAAGTCGAACGAGACCTACGTGGACTCCGCCAAGCTCGCCGGCGTCACCTCGATCACGTCCCCGTCGACCGGTGTGGTCCGGCTCGAGCTGGCGAAGCCCGACTCGGACCTGCTCTGGAACCTGACCGG of the Curtobacterium sp. TC1 genome contains:
- a CDS encoding siderophore-interacting protein, with protein sequence MATRYRVFSVRVAAVTSLTPHFVRVTLTGDALADFSSVGLDQRIKVVLPLDGVGFSELPEDEDWYAAWRALPDAERNPLRTYTVRSFRPDARELDIDFVAHGDAGPASRWVSSCRVGDELRIVGPRVPESPEDLPTGAAEFAPGHANRILLAGDETAAPAICAILEALDVSTVGHVFIEVPTDADRLPVTAPAGVEVRWIARNGATHGVRMTDQVHAWASTVVAGSSSAAGPACGDAVELTDVDVDEQVLWDVPAPVDERPVYAWIAGEAGCVKELRRHLVRGVGIDRKQVAFMGYWRHGKAEN
- a CDS encoding alpha/beta fold hydrolase — encoded protein: MPDAPDDEFADLAALARASGVTEPLRASRQVVRTHDGQETSAIRWGDREARITYLHGLGIDAHSFDQTALAVGEPAVALDLPGHGRSSWRDDADYGASVTAPTVLAALDALGVPPGIVVGHSLGAILSARLAATAPERVTGLVLVDMSPDFAQRAVDRIARALEAEEPFATLDQVVDRAIEARVGDDRHVLLREARHTTRLGDDGALVRRHHFPHLPAGRTSSVGRFADAWPDLEALRVPILLVRGDRGYVSPKLHAAFAERLPDAEIVTVTARHAVQNQAPLELAAAIRAWAGRHGLLHRIDEPSRDRTGPR